In a genomic window of Pseudoglutamicibacter albus:
- the nrdF gene encoding class 1b ribonucleoside-diphosphate reductase subunit beta, which produces MTDPLNTDRPLQEISVTPPSYRHDPTARLRPINWNRVTDDKDLEVWNRLTANFWLPEKVPLSNDIPAWQKMTQEERTLTMRVFTGLTMLDTVQATVGEIVQIQDSRTEHEEAVYTNIAFMQSVHARSYSSVFSTLTSTPEIDDAYRWAVANDLLQERCKKVLHHYYGDDPLKRKVSSTLLSSLLLYAGFYLPLHFSVHATLTNTADMIRLILRDKAVHGYYSGYKYQRGLETQSKERQEEMRKFTFDLLEELYELELQYSGELYEPLGLMDDVAVFVRYNANKALMNLGYPSRFTAEETEVNPEILAALSPGSNENHDFFSGSGSSYIIGKGEDTTDDDWDF; this is translated from the coding sequence ATGACTGATCCGTTGAACACCGACCGCCCGCTGCAAGAGATCTCGGTCACCCCGCCGTCGTACCGCCACGACCCGACAGCCCGGCTGCGCCCCATTAACTGGAACCGCGTCACCGACGACAAAGACCTCGAGGTGTGGAACCGTCTGACCGCGAACTTCTGGCTGCCAGAGAAGGTGCCGCTGTCAAACGACATCCCCGCGTGGCAGAAAATGACCCAGGAAGAGCGCACCCTCACGATGCGCGTCTTCACCGGTCTGACCATGCTCGACACCGTGCAGGCAACTGTCGGTGAGATCGTGCAGATCCAAGACTCCCGCACCGAACACGAAGAGGCCGTCTACACCAACATTGCGTTCATGCAGTCGGTGCACGCCCGCTCGTACTCCTCGGTGTTCTCAACGCTGACGAGTACCCCGGAAATCGACGACGCCTACCGCTGGGCAGTTGCCAACGATCTGCTGCAGGAACGCTGCAAGAAGGTGCTGCACCACTACTACGGCGATGATCCGCTCAAGCGTAAAGTGTCTTCGACGCTGCTGTCGTCGCTGCTGCTGTACGCAGGGTTCTACCTGCCGCTGCACTTCTCGGTGCACGCGACGCTGACGAACACCGCAGACATGATCCGCCTGATTCTGCGTGACAAGGCAGTGCATGGTTACTACTCGGGTTACAAGTACCAGCGCGGACTCGAGACGCAGAGCAAAGAGCGTCAGGAAGAGATGCGCAAGTTCACCTTCGACCTGCTGGAAGAGCTCTACGAGCTTGAGCTGCAGTACTCGGGTGAGCTGTACGAGCCGCTCGGCCTGATGGACGACGTTGCCGTGTTCGTGCGTTACAACGCGAACAAGGCGCTGATGAACCTCGGTTACCCGTCGCGGTTTACCGCTGAAGAGACCGAAGTGAACCCTGAGATTCTCGCGGCGCTGTCACCTGGCAGCAACGAAAACCACGACTTCTTCAGTGGATCAGGATCGAGCTACATCATCGGTAAGGGCGAAGACACCACCGACGACGACTGGGACTTCTAG
- the nrdE gene encoding class 1b ribonucleoside-diphosphate reductase subunit alpha, which translates to MTIATPSETTTPNTARVGGVGERKDYHALNAQLNLFAADGSIQFDKDHEAAEAYLNQQVIPNTKQFASVWERLEWLIENEYYEAEYLRAYDKDFVERLHEQADAFGHKFQTFLGAFKFFTSYALKTFDGSLFLENFEQRVVATALFLGQGDEELASKTVTEILSGRFQPATPTFLNAGKKQRGELVSCFLLRVEDNLESIGRSVNSALQLSKRGGGVALLLSNLREAGAPIKQVENQASGVVPVMKILEDSFSYANQLGARQGAGAAYLHAHHPDIMRFLDTKRENADEKIRIKTLSVGVVIPDVTFELAKQNKDMHLFSPYDVLRETGIPLSDQSITERYDEFVANPRIRKTTISAREFFKTLAELQFESGYPYVLFEDTVNRANPLEGHINMSNLCSEILQVNTASEYDAAIGYETIGHDISCNLGSLNIAQAMASPDFGATVEIAVRALTSVSDQTDIQAVPSIAEGNRASHAIGLGQMNLHGYLASQRIHYGSEEGIDFTDAYFRTVTYHALRASNQLAIDRGATFAGFEKSDYADGSYFDRYTAEEWVPETARVRELFAEAGVALPTVADWEQLRESIREHGIYNAYLQAVPPTGSISYVNNSTASIHPIASKIEIRKEGKLGRVYYPAPHMTNDNLEFFEDAYEIGAEKIIDTYAAATKHVDQGLSLTLFFKDEATTRDINRAQIYAWRKGIKTLYYIRLRQPALEGTEIEGCVSCAL; encoded by the coding sequence ATGACGATCGCCACACCATCAGAAACAACCACCCCCAACACTGCACGGGTTGGCGGGGTCGGCGAGCGGAAGGACTACCACGCGCTCAACGCCCAGCTGAACCTGTTTGCGGCGGACGGGTCGATCCAGTTTGACAAGGATCACGAAGCGGCGGAGGCCTACCTGAACCAGCAGGTCATCCCGAACACGAAGCAGTTCGCTTCGGTGTGGGAACGCCTGGAGTGGCTGATCGAAAACGAGTACTACGAAGCCGAATACCTGCGCGCCTACGACAAGGACTTCGTCGAGCGCCTCCACGAACAGGCCGACGCTTTCGGGCACAAGTTCCAGACCTTCCTCGGTGCGTTTAAGTTCTTCACCTCCTACGCGCTGAAAACCTTCGACGGCAGCCTCTTCCTCGAAAACTTCGAGCAGCGAGTTGTTGCCACGGCGCTGTTCCTCGGTCAGGGTGACGAGGAACTGGCTTCGAAGACGGTCACCGAGATCCTCTCGGGCCGTTTCCAGCCGGCAACTCCGACGTTCTTGAACGCGGGTAAGAAACAGCGCGGCGAGCTCGTGTCGTGCTTCCTGCTGCGCGTTGAAGACAATCTCGAATCGATTGGCCGCAGCGTTAACTCTGCGCTGCAGCTGTCCAAGCGCGGCGGCGGTGTGGCGCTGCTGCTGTCAAACCTCCGCGAGGCGGGTGCCCCGATTAAGCAGGTCGAGAACCAGGCTTCCGGTGTTGTTCCCGTGATGAAGATCCTCGAAGACAGCTTCAGCTACGCGAACCAGCTCGGCGCTCGCCAGGGCGCAGGCGCTGCGTACCTGCACGCGCACCACCCCGACATTATGCGGTTCCTCGACACGAAGCGTGAAAACGCTGACGAGAAGATCCGCATTAAGACCCTGTCGGTTGGGGTTGTGATTCCGGATGTGACCTTCGAACTGGCTAAGCAGAACAAAGATATGCACCTGTTTAGCCCCTACGATGTGCTTCGCGAAACCGGTATTCCGCTTTCGGATCAGTCAATCACCGAGCGCTACGACGAGTTCGTCGCGAACCCGCGGATCCGCAAGACCACGATCAGCGCGCGCGAGTTCTTCAAGACCCTCGCTGAGCTGCAGTTCGAGTCGGGCTACCCGTACGTGCTGTTCGAAGACACTGTGAACCGTGCGAACCCGCTCGAGGGGCACATCAACATGTCGAACCTGTGCTCGGAGATTCTGCAGGTGAACACCGCCTCTGAGTACGACGCCGCAATCGGGTACGAGACGATCGGTCACGACATTTCGTGCAACCTCGGCTCGCTGAACATTGCGCAGGCAATGGCCAGCCCGGACTTCGGCGCAACCGTTGAGATTGCGGTGCGGGCGCTGACGAGTGTGTCGGATCAGACCGACATTCAGGCGGTGCCGTCAATTGCCGAGGGTAACCGTGCGTCACACGCCATCGGCCTCGGCCAGATGAACCTGCATGGCTACCTCGCTTCGCAGCGCATCCACTACGGCAGCGAAGAGGGAATTGACTTCACCGACGCGTACTTCCGCACGGTGACCTACCACGCGCTGCGCGCTTCGAACCAGCTGGCGATTGACCGCGGTGCGACCTTCGCGGGCTTCGAGAAGAGCGACTACGCTGACGGCAGCTACTTCGACCGTTACACGGCCGAGGAGTGGGTGCCAGAAACCGCGCGGGTGCGTGAGCTCTTCGCCGAGGCTGGAGTTGCGCTGCCGACGGTTGCGGACTGGGAACAGCTGCGCGAGTCGATCCGCGAACACGGTATCTACAACGCGTACCTGCAGGCGGTGCCACCGACCGGGTCGATTAGCTACGTGAACAACTCGACGGCTTCGATCCACCCGATCGCCTCGAAGATTGAGATTCGTAAAGAGGGCAAGCTCGGCCGCGTGTACTACCCGGCTCCGCACATGACAAACGACAACCTCGAGTTCTTCGAAGACGCTTACGAAATCGGCGCCGAGAAGATCATCGACACCTACGCTGCTGCGACCAAGCACGTGGATCAGGGTCTGTCGCTCACGCTGTTCTTTAAAGACGAGGCGACCACTCGCGACATCAACCGCGCGCAGATCTACGCGTGGCGCAAGGGCATCAAGACGCTGTACTACATCCGCCTGCGCCAGCCCGCGCTCGAGGGAACCGAGATCGAAGGCTGCGTTTCCTGCGCGCTGTAG
- the nrdI gene encoding class Ib ribonucleoside-diphosphate reductase assembly flavoprotein NrdI has product MLMSERREGRTRSVAEVRVLEGQDSPDLVFFSSVSENTLRFVEKLERPAVRIPLRPRTEGMIRVTRPYVLVVPTYGGGAQAGAVPRQVITFLNDPANRALIRGVITAGNTNFGEHYCIAGPIISAKCKVPELYRFELLGTNRDVARVKAGLDEFWARQNTLEAEANEEDVA; this is encoded by the coding sequence ATGCTGATGAGTGAACGCAGGGAAGGCCGAACACGAAGCGTCGCGGAGGTGCGAGTGCTCGAGGGGCAAGATTCACCTGACCTGGTGTTTTTCTCGAGCGTTTCGGAGAACACCCTCCGCTTCGTCGAGAAGCTCGAGCGCCCGGCGGTGCGGATCCCACTCCGACCGCGCACAGAGGGAATGATCCGAGTGACCAGGCCCTACGTGCTCGTGGTTCCGACCTACGGCGGCGGAGCGCAGGCCGGGGCGGTGCCGCGGCAGGTGATTACGTTCCTGAACGATCCTGCAAACCGCGCGCTGATCCGCGGCGTGATTACCGCGGGGAACACCAACTTCGGTGAGCACTACTGCATCGCAGGACCGATCATCTCAGCCAAGTGCAAAGTTCCTGAGCTGTACCGCTTTGAACTTCTTGGCACCAACCGCGACGTTGCTCGAGTCAAGGCTGGTTTAGACGAATTTTGGGCACGACAGAACACATTAGAAGCAGAAGCAAATGAGGAGGACGTCGCATGA
- a CDS encoding phosphoenolpyruvate carboxykinase (GTP) produces the protein MTASKQFQVPPEIHVESVRAFVSEWAEITNPEKIELVSAADDARLLEEAIAAGEMLRAGKGRYYSRSHPKDTARTEERTFVATADEADRGRYNNWRHSSEVKPLLTSRMRGASAGKTMYVVPYLMAPPGTPLANFALGVELTDDRNVVLQMIRMARVGIEHFDGVSDQDFFVRGVHLTGDLTALQQGTDADERMFVTVADERTILHFGSAYGGNALLGKIAHGLRQASYDGYASGKFLAEQFLLLGIHDRETGVTTHVCGGFPSASGKTNLAMTLPPNGLGDRYRVDFYGDDIAWMWVDDEGKLRAINPENGAFGVAKDTNEGSNPTAMAAIAEGSGTIFTNTAYNEVTGEVWWEGLTPEPPADPAGWLDWTGAKITDRTAEQQNEPWAHPNSRFTIPLERIPNLAEDVSKPEGVVVDAIIFGGRTRDREPLIRAIDNLVDGVYDGLTLGAEATFAADGLDGQLRYDPMSMRPFFSYSEGRYAEHWLKVLGQLKEMPMFAHVNWFQREPETGRYLWPGFRENLRALNWLTQYRDGKVKGRKTPIGVLPLVEELDFTGLEIDAADLDKLLRVDVERWLQETDHRAEHLRELPDMPREIWDAHEALVEALRAEAATDAGGADS, from the coding sequence ATGACCGCATCAAAGCAATTTCAAGTTCCTCCAGAGATTCACGTGGAAAGCGTTCGCGCTTTTGTGAGCGAGTGGGCAGAGATCACCAATCCTGAAAAGATCGAGCTCGTCTCAGCAGCGGATGACGCCAGGCTGCTCGAAGAGGCCATCGCCGCCGGCGAAATGCTCCGCGCAGGCAAAGGTCGCTACTACTCACGGTCACACCCGAAAGACACCGCCCGCACCGAAGAGCGCACCTTTGTCGCCACGGCTGACGAGGCGGATCGCGGGCGCTACAACAACTGGCGCCACTCAAGCGAGGTCAAACCGCTGCTGACGAGCCGCATGCGCGGCGCTTCGGCGGGTAAAACCATGTACGTGGTGCCGTACCTGATGGCCCCTCCCGGCACCCCGCTTGCGAACTTCGCGCTCGGAGTTGAGCTCACCGACGACCGCAACGTGGTGCTGCAGATGATCCGCATGGCCCGCGTCGGAATTGAGCACTTCGACGGTGTCAGCGACCAGGACTTCTTCGTGCGCGGTGTGCACCTCACCGGTGACCTTACCGCGCTGCAGCAGGGCACCGACGCCGACGAGCGGATGTTTGTGACCGTCGCAGACGAGCGCACCATTTTGCACTTCGGCTCCGCGTACGGCGGCAACGCGCTGCTTGGTAAAATCGCCCACGGTCTGCGCCAGGCGTCCTACGACGGTTACGCCTCAGGGAAGTTCCTCGCGGAGCAGTTCCTGCTGCTTGGGATCCACGACCGTGAAACCGGCGTCACCACGCACGTGTGCGGCGGCTTCCCGAGCGCGTCAGGGAAAACCAACCTCGCGATGACGCTGCCGCCAAACGGACTCGGCGACCGCTACCGCGTTGATTTTTACGGCGACGACATCGCCTGGATGTGGGTTGACGACGAAGGGAAACTCCGTGCCATCAACCCCGAAAACGGTGCCTTCGGTGTCGCAAAAGACACCAACGAGGGTTCCAACCCCACCGCGATGGCGGCAATCGCTGAGGGATCGGGCACGATCTTCACCAACACCGCCTACAACGAAGTCACCGGCGAGGTGTGGTGGGAGGGTCTCACCCCCGAACCCCCGGCCGACCCGGCAGGGTGGCTCGACTGGACCGGCGCGAAAATCACCGACCGCACCGCCGAGCAGCAAAACGAACCGTGGGCGCACCCGAACAGCCGCTTCACTATTCCGCTGGAGCGCATCCCGAACCTCGCCGAAGACGTCTCCAAACCCGAGGGCGTGGTCGTTGACGCGATTATCTTCGGTGGCCGCACCCGCGATCGTGAACCGCTGATCCGCGCAATCGACAACCTTGTTGATGGCGTCTACGACGGGCTGACACTCGGCGCCGAGGCGACTTTCGCAGCGGACGGGCTTGACGGGCAGCTGCGTTACGACCCGATGTCGATGCGTCCGTTCTTCTCGTACTCCGAGGGTCGCTACGCCGAACACTGGCTTAAAGTGCTCGGGCAGCTGAAAGAGATGCCGATGTTTGCCCACGTCAACTGGTTCCAGCGCGAACCCGAAACCGGTCGTTACCTGTGGCCGGGCTTCCGCGAGAACCTGCGCGCGCTGAACTGGCTCACACAGTACCGCGACGGCAAAGTCAAGGGACGCAAAACCCCGATCGGCGTGCTCCCGCTTGTTGAAGAGCTCGACTTTACCGGTCTCGAAATCGACGCGGCGGATCTCGACAAACTGCTGCGGGTTGACGTTGAACGCTGGCTACAGGAAACCGATCACCGCGCTGAGCACCTGCGCGAGCTGCCCGATATGCCGCGCGAAATCTGGGACGCACACGAGGCGCTTGTCGAGGCGTTGCGGGCCGAGGCGGCAACTGACGCAGGGGGCGCAGACAGCTAG
- a CDS encoding NADPH-dependent FMN reductase produces MTKRVSVIVGSLRRGSFARKIAHNLIPMFPEGYEAKIVEIRDLPLYDFDYDDPEVTDKPVPAEYTEFRETIKASDGVLFVTPENNRTIPACLKNAVDIGSKPNADVAWKGLPAGIVSHSVGRMGGYSSQKNLRLALSYFDMPTLGQPEVFLSQSPELFGDGDKITRESTVEFLQKYIDRFAELIEKTSRD; encoded by the coding sequence ATGACGAAGCGCGTGAGTGTGATTGTTGGGAGCCTGCGTCGTGGCTCCTTTGCCCGTAAGATTGCGCACAACCTGATTCCGATGTTCCCTGAGGGGTACGAGGCGAAGATCGTGGAGATCCGCGACCTGCCGCTGTACGATTTCGACTACGACGACCCAGAGGTCACCGACAAGCCGGTGCCGGCGGAGTACACGGAGTTCCGCGAGACGATTAAGGCCTCTGACGGGGTGCTGTTTGTGACCCCGGAGAACAACCGCACCATCCCGGCGTGCCTGAAAAACGCGGTGGATATTGGGTCGAAACCCAACGCCGACGTTGCGTGGAAGGGACTCCCGGCGGGAATTGTGAGCCACTCTGTTGGACGCATGGGCGGGTACTCGTCGCAGAAGAACCTGCGCCTTGCGCTTTCCTACTTCGACATGCCAACGCTTGGCCAGCCCGAGGTGTTCCTGTCGCAGTCGCCTGAGCTTTTCGGTGACGGGGATAAGATCACCCGCGAGTCAACCGTTGAGTTCCTGCAGAAATACATTGACCGCTTCGCTGAGCTGATCGAAAAAACCAGCCGCGATTAG
- a CDS encoding AEC family transporter, with the protein MLPELAGIQATGFQLFHTIARADVAVIFGPQVFIAAISAFTVMTLYVLIACLALKRRSAELTVGALSAGMVNSANLGIPIAIFVLGDATYSVPVLLFQLAILQPLSLICLDVQTQRVGSGVVGALKGIATNPLILASLAGVIVATTGATIPETVMNPIEILGGAAVPAMLMAFGISLVGSKPLQHGSGRRTDVLLALTFKLIVHPLIAWLLAAVVFQLDSAGIFMAVILGVLPTAQNVFVTATHYNQDMVTAKDTVLLSTLLGVPLMFICAMIFG; encoded by the coding sequence GTGCTCCCGGAACTTGCGGGGATCCAAGCCACTGGCTTTCAACTGTTCCACACAATCGCGCGAGCCGACGTCGCTGTCATCTTCGGGCCGCAAGTGTTCATCGCCGCGATCAGCGCGTTCACCGTCATGACGCTCTACGTGCTGATCGCATGCCTAGCCCTCAAACGCAGGTCAGCTGAACTTACCGTGGGCGCGCTTTCAGCCGGCATGGTCAACTCGGCTAACCTCGGCATCCCCATCGCGATCTTCGTGCTCGGCGACGCCACCTACTCCGTGCCGGTCCTGCTGTTCCAGCTCGCGATCCTCCAGCCGCTCTCCCTCATCTGCCTCGATGTTCAGACCCAACGTGTCGGCTCCGGCGTGGTCGGCGCGCTCAAAGGCATCGCAACCAACCCGCTGATCCTCGCCTCACTCGCCGGCGTCATCGTAGCCACCACCGGAGCCACCATCCCAGAAACCGTCATGAACCCCATCGAAATCCTCGGTGGCGCCGCGGTCCCGGCGATGCTCATGGCGTTCGGAATCTCGCTCGTGGGTTCCAAGCCGCTCCAGCACGGCAGCGGCCGCCGCACCGATGTGTTGCTCGCACTCACGTTCAAGCTCATCGTGCACCCGCTCATCGCGTGGTTGCTGGCCGCCGTCGTGTTCCAGCTCGATTCCGCCGGCATCTTCATGGCCGTGATCCTCGGCGTACTTCCCACCGCGCAGAACGTGTTTGTGACCGCAACCCACTACAACCAAGACATGGTCACCGCGAAAGACACCGTGTTGCTCTCAACCCTGCTCGGGGTGCCGCTCATGTTCATCTGCGCGATGATATTCGGGTGA
- a CDS encoding MFS transporter, protein MSRMFASLQIKNYRWWFFGGLVSNIGTWMQRIAQDWLVLTELTDNSGTAVGLVMGLQFLPILFLSAYAGVIADRYPRLRIVQIAQAFMGVLAVILGVLVLTGTVELWHVYILATLLGIGAAFDAPARQALVNDLVPSKLVPNAVSLNSTSFNSARLIGPGVSGLLIAAVGTGWVFLINAASFAGVLVSLFVISRNIPANSQPRVPRKRGQVVEGIKYVARRPTLIMIMVLAFVVGTFGLNFPVFNAVMATTVFDADAEVFGLLGTIQACGTLAGALMAARRQGSRLKFVVGGTIGFGITVIAACAVPWLWLYAIMLIPTGWAAVTFLNSCNVTLQMTVDPRYRGRVMALYMVLVMGGTPLGSPLMGWLAEVLGARMSLCIAGLISLVAGLWGLWYWNRHAPQGELRRRVRRIRVRFTGR, encoded by the coding sequence ATGTCCCGCATGTTCGCCTCGCTGCAGATCAAGAATTACCGGTGGTGGTTTTTCGGCGGCTTGGTTTCGAACATCGGGACGTGGATGCAGCGCATCGCGCAGGACTGGCTGGTTCTGACTGAGCTGACCGATAATTCAGGGACCGCGGTGGGCCTCGTGATGGGGCTTCAGTTTCTGCCGATCCTGTTTTTGTCTGCCTATGCGGGCGTGATCGCTGACCGGTACCCGCGGTTACGGATCGTGCAGATCGCGCAGGCGTTCATGGGTGTGCTCGCGGTGATCTTGGGTGTTTTGGTGCTCACGGGCACGGTTGAGCTGTGGCATGTGTACATCTTGGCGACCTTGTTAGGTATCGGGGCGGCGTTCGATGCGCCAGCACGCCAGGCTTTGGTGAATGATTTGGTGCCGTCCAAGTTGGTACCGAACGCGGTGTCCTTGAATTCGACGAGCTTCAATTCGGCGCGGCTGATCGGACCGGGTGTTTCTGGCCTGTTGATTGCCGCGGTCGGTACGGGCTGGGTTTTCTTGATCAACGCAGCGAGTTTCGCGGGCGTACTGGTTTCGCTGTTCGTGATTTCCCGGAACATTCCGGCTAACAGTCAGCCGCGGGTTCCGCGTAAGCGTGGCCAGGTTGTTGAGGGCATCAAGTATGTTGCGCGTAGGCCTACGCTCATCATGATCATGGTGCTTGCGTTCGTGGTGGGTACGTTCGGGTTGAATTTCCCGGTGTTCAACGCGGTCATGGCTACAACGGTGTTCGATGCGGATGCCGAGGTGTTCGGTCTGCTCGGCACAATCCAGGCGTGCGGCACGTTGGCGGGTGCGTTGATGGCGGCCAGGCGGCAGGGTTCGCGGCTAAAGTTCGTGGTGGGTGGAACGATCGGTTTCGGTATCACGGTGATCGCCGCGTGTGCGGTCCCGTGGCTGTGGCTGTATGCGATCATGCTGATCCCGACCGGCTGGGCAGCGGTGACGTTCTTGAATTCGTGCAACGTGACGCTACAGATGACGGTGGACCCGAGGTATCGCGGCCGCGTGATGGCGTTGTACATGGTTTTGGTTATGGGCGGAACGCCGCTCGGTTCACCTTTGATGGGGTGGCTTGCCGAAGTTCTGGGCGCGCGGATGTCACTCTGCATCGCGGGTCTGATTTCGCTCGTGGCTGGCCTGTGGGGCTTGTGGTACTGGAATAGGCACGCGCCGCAGGGCGAGTTGCGGCGCCGTGTGCGCCGCATCCGCGTCCGCTTCACGGGCCGGTAG
- a CDS encoding NHL domain-containing thioredoxin family protein has translation MSAESDALRTGVRLRASELRGRGWMNTGGKDLDLASLRGKIVILDFWTFCCINCLHVLDELRPLEERYNDVLVTIGVHSPKFEHEAKKEALEAAVERYEIEHPVLDDPELLTWQAYTARAWPTLVVLDPEGYIVAHLSGEGHAAGLESLVEELIEEHDGKGTLHRGDGPYVAPPAREGDLRFPGSAIDLPNGQFLVVDSGHHRLTIMDTDLVTKVGQIGTGERGFADGSADTARFNEPQGAAVVPGHIAEKVGYDVLVADTVNHRLRGVNTATGEVTTVAGNGVQRLLDAERARLQDAGWSRELGENATELSLSSPWDLAWAEKAGRFIVAMAGTHQIFGFDPVKAEVTLEAGSGIEGLDDGTADVAMFAQPSGVDVDANGDVWIADSETSAVRMLRLGEDGTVAKVETATGLGLFDFGFRDGPADEARLQHPLGVSVLPDGSVAIADTYNGAVRRYDPATHTVGTLAEGLQEPAEVLVDHSVGGDPVLLVVETNRHQLVRVPLPKEATTVDRGASQTQRPKTLVKPGTHKLTARFTAPAGQKLDYRWGDPTQLQVSASPEELILEGAGTSQGLTRELVLNPEIVHGVLHITARAAACDGEEGQEIPDHAACHLYQQDWGIPVQLDEAGEDHLELDLRGLN, from the coding sequence GTGTCTGCTGAGTCTGATGCACTTCGTACCGGCGTCCGTTTGCGCGCGAGTGAGCTTCGTGGCCGCGGCTGGATGAACACCGGCGGTAAGGACCTTGACCTTGCGAGCCTTCGCGGCAAGATCGTGATCCTGGATTTCTGGACGTTCTGCTGCATCAACTGCCTGCACGTGCTCGACGAGCTGCGCCCACTCGAGGAGAGATACAACGACGTGCTGGTCACGATCGGTGTGCACAGCCCCAAGTTTGAGCACGAGGCCAAGAAGGAAGCGCTCGAGGCCGCGGTTGAACGCTACGAGATCGAACACCCGGTCCTGGATGACCCCGAGCTGCTGACGTGGCAGGCCTATACGGCACGTGCCTGGCCCACGCTCGTGGTCCTGGACCCGGAAGGCTACATCGTTGCGCATCTCTCAGGTGAGGGGCACGCGGCCGGTCTTGAATCTTTGGTTGAAGAGCTCATCGAAGAGCACGATGGGAAGGGCACCTTGCACCGCGGTGACGGCCCGTACGTCGCCCCGCCGGCACGCGAAGGGGACCTCCGCTTCCCAGGTTCGGCGATCGACCTGCCGAACGGCCAGTTCCTCGTCGTGGATTCGGGCCACCACCGGCTCACGATCATGGACACGGACCTCGTGACCAAGGTCGGTCAGATCGGCACTGGGGAGCGCGGCTTCGCGGACGGCTCCGCGGACACCGCGCGCTTCAACGAGCCGCAGGGTGCCGCGGTCGTTCCCGGCCACATCGCGGAGAAGGTGGGCTACGACGTCCTGGTTGCTGACACCGTGAACCACCGCCTGCGTGGCGTTAACACGGCCACGGGCGAGGTCACGACTGTTGCCGGTAACGGTGTGCAGCGCCTGCTCGATGCCGAACGCGCCCGCCTGCAGGACGCCGGTTGGTCGCGTGAGCTGGGGGAGAACGCTACCGAGCTTTCGCTCTCATCCCCGTGGGACCTTGCGTGGGCAGAGAAGGCTGGCCGGTTCATCGTCGCTATGGCGGGAACCCACCAGATCTTCGGTTTCGACCCCGTCAAGGCCGAGGTCACGCTGGAGGCTGGCTCCGGCATCGAAGGCTTGGATGACGGTACTGCGGATGTCGCGATGTTCGCGCAGCCTTCCGGTGTGGATGTGGATGCGAACGGGGACGTGTGGATTGCCGATTCGGAGACCTCCGCGGTGCGTATGCTGCGCCTGGGTGAGGACGGCACGGTCGCCAAGGTTGAGACCGCGACAGGCCTGGGGCTGTTCGATTTCGGCTTCCGCGACGGTCCGGCCGATGAGGCGCGTCTGCAGCACCCGTTGGGTGTTTCGGTTCTGCCGGATGGCTCGGTTGCGATCGCTGATACCTATAACGGTGCGGTGCGCCGCTATGACCCCGCGACCCATACGGTCGGAACGCTCGCCGAGGGCCTACAGGAACCGGCGGAAGTGCTCGTGGACCACAGCGTTGGTGGAGATCCGGTCCTGTTGGTGGTCGAAACGAACCGGCATCAGCTCGTGCGGGTCCCGCTGCCGAAGGAAGCGACCACGGTTGACCGTGGCGCATCCCAGACCCAGCGCCCAAAGACCCTGGTGAAGCCCGGCACCCACAAGCTGACCGCACGCTTCACCGCTCCTGCGGGCCAGAAGCTCGACTACCGTTGGGGTGACCCAACCCAGCTACAGGTTTCTGCGTCCCCTGAAGAACTCATCCTAGAAGGCGCTGGCACGAGCCAAGGGCTCACGCGTGAGCTCGTCCTCAACCCGGAGATTGTGCACGGCGTTCTGCATATCACCGCGCGTGCTGCAGCCTGCGATGGTGAGGAAGGCCAGGAGATCCCGGACCACGCCGCCTGCCATCTATACCAGCAGGACTGGGGTATCCCAGTGCAGCTGGATGAGGCGGGGGAGGACCACCTCGAACTCGACCTGCGCGGCCTGAACTAG